One segment of Luteolibacter rhizosphaerae DNA contains the following:
- a CDS encoding glutaredoxin family protein, giving the protein MPDLPILYIKPGCPWCEDVVDFLKKKKVAVKHVVVSGNREAMQEMIDLSGQSKAPTMDWHGEVLADFGVEELVPFLEERNVI; this is encoded by the coding sequence ATGCCAGACCTACCCATTCTCTACATCAAGCCCGGCTGCCCTTGGTGCGAAGACGTCGTCGATTTCCTCAAAAAGAAGAAGGTCGCCGTGAAACACGTCGTCGTCTCCGGCAACCGCGAAGCCATGCAGGAAATGATCGATCTCTCCGGCCAATCCAAGGCTCCCACCATGGACTGGCATGGCGAAGTCCTCGCCGACTTCGGGGTCGAGGAACTCGTCCCCTTCCTCGAAGAGCGGAACGTCATCTAA